From Spirosoma aerolatum, one genomic window encodes:
- a CDS encoding sugar phosphate isomerase/epimerase family protein — protein MRTTRRDFLKQAGVTSAGVSLLNGWSAEGLMAASAKKMFFEISLAEWSLHRTLQAGKLTNMEFPAKAKTDFGINAVEYVDQFFKDKANDQAYLSELKKRAEDLGVRNVLIMVDTAGPLADLDETKRKQAVESHYQWVDAAKFLGCHSIRVNLRGKGTADEIAKSSVDGLGRLAEYGRKAGIGVIVENHGGYSSDGKWLSQVIRQINNPYAGTLPDFDNFKLTDTELYDRYLGVQEMMPFAKGVSAKSRDFDEQGNEVTIDYDRLLQIVKKEKTPAFKGYIGIEYSGNRLSEDEGIRATKALLDRIGQRVS, from the coding sequence ATGCGCACAACCCGTCGTGATTTTCTTAAACAGGCTGGGGTGACTTCTGCCGGAGTTAGTCTGCTAAACGGATGGTCAGCCGAAGGCCTCATGGCCGCTTCAGCCAAAAAGATGTTCTTCGAAATTTCGCTGGCCGAATGGTCTCTGCACCGAACCTTACAGGCTGGTAAGTTAACCAATATGGAATTTCCGGCAAAAGCAAAGACAGATTTTGGGATTAATGCCGTTGAATATGTAGATCAGTTCTTTAAAGACAAGGCTAATGATCAGGCTTACCTGAGTGAATTGAAGAAACGGGCTGAAGATCTGGGCGTTCGAAATGTACTGATTATGGTCGATACTGCCGGGCCGTTGGCCGATCTGGATGAGACCAAACGGAAGCAGGCGGTTGAATCCCACTATCAGTGGGTCGATGCGGCTAAGTTTCTGGGCTGTCATTCCATTCGGGTCAATCTGCGTGGTAAAGGTACTGCCGATGAAATTGCCAAAAGCAGTGTCGACGGTTTAGGTCGGCTGGCTGAGTATGGACGCAAGGCTGGGATTGGTGTCATTGTCGAAAATCACGGTGGTTACTCATCCGATGGGAAATGGCTCTCACAGGTAATCAGGCAGATCAATAATCCTTATGCGGGTACGTTACCCGATTTCGATAATTTTAAACTGACCGATACTGAGTTATACGACCGCTATCTGGGCGTGCAGGAAATGATGCCTTTTGCCAAGGGCGTCAGCGCAAAATCGCGGGATTTTGATGAACAAGGCAACGAAGTAACGATAGACTACGATCGGTTGCTTCAAATTGTAAAAAAAGAAAAAACACCCGCCTTCAAAGGCTATATCGGTATCGAGTATTCCGGCAATCGGCTTAGCGAAGACGAAGGCATTCGTGCTACCAAAGCTTTGCTGGATCGGATTGGTCAGCGGGTTTCCTGA
- a CDS encoding gluconate 2-dehydrogenase subunit 3 family protein, whose product MQRRSVLKNLAVTVGGMVSLPAWASGWTPDSLGSVAIVSVDDETLLGEIVETFIPETTTPGAKSLKVHQFALRMIRDCYAPAAQTTLQQGLALVDTTAQQAYTKPFIDCDPTQRVAVLTQLAAATDPAGKAFVDMAKRLTIQGYLNSEYYLVNVEKFNMAPGFYHGCVPVQKTVENASR is encoded by the coding sequence ATGCAACGACGTTCTGTCTTAAAAAATTTAGCCGTAACGGTAGGAGGGATGGTGAGCCTTCCGGCCTGGGCATCTGGCTGGACCCCTGATTCATTGGGTTCTGTAGCCATCGTATCGGTCGATGACGAAACGCTATTGGGAGAAATTGTTGAGACATTTATTCCCGAAACCACAACACCGGGGGCTAAATCGCTGAAAGTCCATCAGTTTGCCTTACGCATGATCCGGGATTGCTACGCCCCAGCCGCGCAAACAACGCTTCAGCAAGGACTCGCTCTGGTCGATACAACAGCCCAGCAAGCGTATACCAAGCCGTTTATTGACTGTGATCCAACCCAACGAGTAGCCGTGTTGACCCAACTGGCCGCTGCTACTGACCCGGCGGGGAAAGCCTTTGTCGATATGGCCAAGCGGCTGACCATACAGGGGTATCTGAATTCGGAATATTACCTGGTCAATGTCGAGAAATTCAACATGGCACCTGGTTTTTATCATGGTTGCGTGCCTGTCCAGAAAACGGTCGAAAACGCTAGCCGATAG
- a CDS encoding GMC oxidoreductase, with translation MSYFNIDSVNERTFDAIVVGSGISGGWAAKELTGKGLRTLVLERGRDVKHITDYPTTMMQPWEFQHLGQLTREMKEANPIASRCYAFREDATHFFVKDAEHPYVQEKPFDWIRGYQVGGKSLMWARGTQRWSDYDFDGPARDGFAVDWPIRYADIAPWYSYVEKFAGISGNKDGLAQLPDGEFLPPHEQSCVEKHFTDQMAKHYNGTRPIIIGRCAHLTKPQPIHYQQGRAQCQNRSLCQRGCPYGGYFSSNSSTLPWAAKTGKMTLRPDSVVHSIIFDEKKNKATGVRVIDAHTKQMTDYYARIIFVNAACLNSNLILLNSTSHRFPNGLGNDNGLLGKYVAFHNFRTTISAEHEGFQDTKTEGIRPNSSYIPRFRNVFKQETDFLRGYAAGFGSSRMTNIDTSGMGEGLKSNLMQPKYGNWRVGSHMMGETIPKESNFVALDPNQTDQWGIPLLRISVAYDDNDEKMIRDFHEQMTEMLTVSGFTNIQTHDVPDKAPGLDIHEMGGVRMGKDPKTSLLNKWNQLHACKNVFVTDGACMTSTSTQNPSLTFMAITARAADHAVKEMRKGLL, from the coding sequence ATGTCTTATTTCAATATAGATTCGGTTAATGAGCGAACCTTCGATGCCATCGTTGTGGGTTCAGGTATTAGTGGCGGCTGGGCCGCCAAAGAATTGACAGGCAAAGGTTTACGGACATTGGTGCTGGAGCGTGGCCGGGATGTAAAACACATTACGGACTACCCCACTACCATGATGCAGCCGTGGGAATTTCAGCATCTGGGACAACTAACCCGCGAGATGAAAGAGGCTAATCCGATTGCCAGTCGGTGCTACGCGTTTCGGGAAGATGCTACCCATTTTTTTGTGAAAGATGCCGAACATCCCTACGTTCAGGAGAAACCCTTCGACTGGATTCGCGGCTATCAGGTTGGCGGTAAATCGCTCATGTGGGCGCGGGGAACCCAACGTTGGTCTGATTATGATTTTGACGGACCAGCTCGCGATGGATTTGCCGTCGACTGGCCCATTCGCTATGCCGATATTGCCCCCTGGTACAGCTATGTGGAAAAATTTGCCGGGATTTCGGGCAATAAAGATGGTTTGGCACAATTACCAGATGGTGAGTTTCTGCCCCCGCACGAACAATCGTGCGTTGAGAAGCACTTCACCGATCAGATGGCCAAACATTACAACGGTACGCGGCCCATCATCATTGGTCGTTGTGCACACCTGACCAAGCCGCAACCGATTCATTATCAGCAGGGGAGAGCCCAGTGTCAAAACCGCTCCCTTTGCCAGCGAGGATGCCCATACGGAGGTTATTTCAGCAGTAATTCCTCCACCTTGCCCTGGGCCGCCAAAACGGGAAAAATGACCTTGCGACCCGACTCGGTTGTCCATTCGATTATTTTCGATGAGAAGAAGAATAAGGCTACAGGGGTGCGGGTGATTGATGCGCATACCAAACAGATGACGGACTATTACGCTCGTATCATCTTTGTCAATGCGGCCTGCCTGAACTCAAACTTAATTCTGCTGAACTCGACCTCGCATCGTTTCCCCAATGGCCTCGGTAACGACAATGGCCTGTTAGGAAAATACGTAGCCTTTCATAACTTCCGTACGACTATATCGGCTGAGCATGAAGGATTTCAGGATACGAAGACCGAAGGTATTCGACCAAACAGCAGCTATATACCGCGCTTCCGTAATGTATTTAAGCAGGAAACCGACTTTCTGCGGGGCTATGCTGCTGGTTTCGGATCATCCCGCATGACGAATATCGATACGTCGGGTATGGGTGAGGGGCTAAAATCGAATCTAATGCAGCCCAAATACGGTAACTGGCGCGTGGGGTCACATATGATGGGCGAAACCATTCCAAAGGAAAGCAATTTTGTGGCTCTCGATCCGAATCAAACGGATCAATGGGGTATTCCGCTGCTTCGTATCTCGGTGGCGTATGACGACAACGATGAGAAAATGATTCGGGATTTCCACGAGCAAATGACTGAAATGCTAACCGTATCGGGCTTTACCAACATACAGACCCACGATGTTCCCGACAAAGCGCCCGGCCTCGATATTCACGAAATGGGTGGCGTTCGGATGGGTAAAGACCCGAAAACGTCACTGCTCAATAAGTGGAACCAGTTGCATGCCTGCAAAAACGTGTTCGTAACTGATGGAGCCTGCATGACATCCACGTCGACCCAAAACCCTTCGCTAACGTTTATGGCCATCACGGCACGAGCTGCCGACCATGCCGTGAAAGAAATGCGAAAAGGTCTTTTATAA
- a CDS encoding glycosyltransferase, with the protein MQQFDSIVCLGQTTWEGDFQKAVVQLMTELSARHRILYVDYQYTLKDWAMGLTGRHGMPVREIIRLKDPLIKKTFANGHEVHVWTPPLMLPVNWMLPKAHDLLVQQNVNRLVTGLRRVMRQLGMNRPLVINGLNPVFGLPMLKKLDECATIYYCFDEITIINWMRRHGSRYEPDYLRQVDAVVTTSETLRQSKSVLQPNAFCVKNGVNFELFNQAYELAQQHPPQKPIVGYLGTADNRINVDIVEYCVKTMPDITFQFIGEVHEPRLTSRLAAYPNVLFTPSRQPAELPSLLAQMRATMIPFVCNDHTYTIYPLKINEYLAAGLPVVSTPFSLLNDFDDVIELANSPDEFANALRKALADTDPERVASRVAMAKANSWAHRAEEFETVIKQVPAAWQPEPVL; encoded by the coding sequence ATGCAACAATTTGACAGCATAGTCTGCCTCGGTCAGACAACCTGGGAAGGCGATTTCCAGAAGGCAGTTGTGCAACTTATGACCGAATTATCGGCCCGGCACCGAATACTTTACGTCGACTATCAATACACATTGAAGGACTGGGCAATGGGCCTCACCGGGCGACACGGCATGCCAGTCCGGGAGATTATTCGATTAAAAGATCCGCTTATTAAAAAGACGTTTGCCAATGGCCATGAGGTCCATGTCTGGACTCCTCCCCTCATGCTACCGGTCAACTGGATGCTGCCTAAAGCGCATGACCTGCTCGTACAGCAAAATGTGAATCGGTTAGTAACCGGACTTCGGCGGGTTATGCGACAATTAGGCATGAACCGTCCGTTGGTTATCAATGGGTTGAATCCCGTTTTTGGCCTTCCAATGCTAAAGAAGCTGGATGAGTGCGCTACGATATATTATTGTTTCGATGAAATCACGATCATCAACTGGATGCGTCGCCACGGTAGCCGCTACGAACCCGATTACCTTCGGCAAGTCGACGCGGTAGTAACCACCTCCGAAACCCTTCGCCAATCGAAGTCGGTCTTGCAACCGAATGCGTTTTGTGTGAAAAATGGGGTCAATTTCGAGTTATTTAATCAGGCATACGAGTTAGCGCAGCAACATCCGCCCCAAAAGCCGATTGTGGGCTATCTGGGTACGGCCGACAATCGAATAAACGTCGATATTGTTGAGTATTGCGTTAAAACCATGCCCGACATTACCTTCCAGTTTATTGGGGAGGTTCATGAGCCTCGCTTAACCAGTAGACTAGCGGCATACCCAAACGTACTTTTCACGCCATCGCGTCAACCGGCAGAGCTTCCTTCGTTGTTAGCGCAGATGCGGGCAACTATGATTCCATTTGTATGCAATGACCACACATACACCATTTATCCCCTCAAAATCAATGAGTATTTAGCCGCCGGTTTACCCGTCGTGTCTACTCCTTTCTCATTGCTAAATGACTTCGACGACGTTATCGAATTGGCCAACAGCCCGGACGAGTTTGCCAACGCCTTGCGTAAAGCCCTGGCGGATACGGATCCTGAACGAGTAGCTAGTCGAGTCGCCATGGCAAAGGCCAATTCGTGGGCGCACAGGGCCGAGGAATTTGAGACCGTTATAAAACAGGTTCCAGCCGCCTGGCAGCCAGAACCTGTTTTATAA
- a CDS encoding glycosyltransferase family 2 protein, translated as MNVFSNPGWLKPYEYPYESLDQVPQSVFDDINARLDKRISHNPLVSIVIAAYNEEINLIRAIGTLSAIETKIPFDIIVVNNNSSDRTQETMDKLHIKRLFQPIQGCGPARQLGQEHSTSQYILLADADCLYPINWLDEMMKKLTQPGVVCVYGRYSFIAPPDIPRWQFFVHETLKDVMAEIRHLKRPYLNAYGISMGYVREAGLKAGYITHNTRGDDGRLCFDMMQYGRVVQMKTNSARVWTGPRTILQEGSLVHGLKTRIGKELKRAFTYLFPHPPHDTKTSHN; from the coding sequence ATGAACGTTTTCTCTAACCCAGGCTGGCTCAAACCTTACGAATATCCATACGAAAGCCTCGATCAGGTTCCTCAGTCGGTATTCGATGACATAAATGCTCGTTTAGACAAACGCATCAGTCATAATCCATTGGTTTCAATCGTCATTGCAGCTTACAATGAGGAAATCAACCTGATTCGGGCTATCGGCACTTTATCGGCGATCGAGACAAAGATTCCATTCGATATTATTGTTGTTAATAACAATTCGTCGGACCGAACGCAGGAAACGATGGACAAGTTGCATATTAAACGGCTTTTTCAACCAATTCAGGGATGTGGCCCGGCACGTCAGCTAGGTCAGGAGCATTCGACCAGCCAATATATCCTACTAGCTGATGCTGACTGTTTGTATCCTATAAACTGGCTTGATGAAATGATGAAAAAGTTGACTCAGCCGGGCGTAGTGTGTGTATATGGTCGCTATTCGTTTATAGCACCACCTGACATTCCACGGTGGCAGTTCTTTGTTCACGAGACCTTAAAAGATGTGATGGCTGAAATCCGGCATCTGAAGCGCCCGTATCTGAATGCCTATGGTATTAGTATGGGGTATGTGCGCGAAGCGGGGTTAAAAGCAGGATATATTACCCATAACACGCGTGGTGATGATGGCCGGTTATGTTTCGACATGATGCAATACGGCCGGGTAGTTCAGATGAAAACTAACTCCGCACGGGTGTGGACTGGCCCTCGAACCATTCTTCAGGAAGGCTCGCTCGTACATGGTCTAAAAACCCGAATTGGCAAGGAGTTAAAACGCGCTTTTACGTATTTGTTTCCACATCCACCTCACGACACAAAAACCTCGCACAATTAA
- a CDS encoding glycosyltransferase family 4 protein: MRIGIEAQRLLRPHKHGMDIVALETIRALTNFKEHEFIIFVKPDADRKGLPNSQNVQFVELSGGPYPVWEQYTLPKAINQYGIDLLHCTANTAPLNCSVPLLVTLHDIIFLETQPLMAGSWYQRFGNQYRRWNVPRIVRSCERIITVSNFERQRIIDHLHLDPSRVVAIWNAVSEQFRVINDQEQIDNVRQKYKLPKEFIFFLGNTDPKKNVRGVLKSLLLLKNQGQLTLPVVISNLPASALNDILTEIGGQSLVDDIILCGYIPNYILPFIYNAATIFLCPSLRESFGLPILEAMASGTPVLTSTTSSMPEVAGNAALLVDPTSVEEMADGINQLILKPSLRADLRRKGLQRATLFSWEATAGKLLDVYAQSVSTPSLVS; this comes from the coding sequence ATGAGAATCGGAATAGAAGCACAACGACTCCTTCGCCCGCATAAACACGGGATGGATATCGTAGCGCTGGAAACTATTCGAGCGTTGACGAACTTTAAGGAACACGAGTTTATCATTTTCGTCAAACCCGACGCTGACCGAAAAGGCTTGCCCAACTCGCAAAATGTTCAGTTTGTTGAATTGTCTGGTGGTCCATACCCTGTTTGGGAACAATACACACTACCTAAGGCAATCAACCAATATGGCATTGATCTATTACATTGTACAGCCAATACGGCCCCTCTTAATTGCTCAGTCCCTTTACTGGTGACTCTCCACGATATTATTTTTCTAGAGACACAACCGTTGATGGCCGGGAGTTGGTACCAGCGGTTCGGTAATCAATACCGACGCTGGAATGTCCCCCGGATCGTTCGTTCCTGCGAACGGATTATTACCGTGTCTAATTTTGAACGCCAGCGTATTATTGATCATCTGCACCTTGACCCCTCCCGGGTGGTAGCGATCTGGAACGCGGTAAGCGAACAGTTTCGGGTAATCAACGATCAGGAGCAAATCGACAATGTTCGGCAGAAATATAAATTGCCTAAGGAGTTTATCTTTTTCCTGGGCAATACCGATCCTAAAAAGAACGTACGTGGTGTTCTGAAGTCATTGCTATTGCTTAAAAATCAGGGACAGTTAACGTTACCGGTTGTTATTTCGAACTTACCTGCTTCGGCCCTGAACGACATTTTGACTGAAATTGGTGGGCAATCACTGGTCGACGACATCATTTTGTGTGGCTATATACCCAACTATATCCTGCCGTTCATTTATAATGCCGCCACTATTTTCCTTTGTCCGTCGTTGCGGGAAAGCTTTGGCCTCCCCATTCTGGAAGCTATGGCCTCTGGTACTCCTGTGCTCACATCAACTACCTCATCAATGCCAGAGGTGGCTGGCAATGCGGCTCTGTTAGTCGATCCTACATCGGTGGAGGAAATGGCCGACGGTATTAATCAACTTATACTGAAACCATCTTTACGGGCCGACTTACGCAGAAAGGGATTACAGCGCGCAACGTTATTTTCGTGGGAAGCAACAGCGGGCAAGTTACTCGATGTGTATGCCCAGTCGGTAAGCACACCAAGCTTAGTATCCTGA
- a CDS encoding O-antigen ligase family protein: MNLSATTNHPFQLINQWRNKPWFFTVVGVLVAVVAGWLVGAWGIMGALVTIGVPIVLIVGISVLLEPRIGLFLYIQLSFILGFSRFLETELAVGTALDALLVLTLLSTFLNGKRMDWKRLRRPVFWLLTTWLSFTILEYFNPGHPYPAAWFYGARSLSLNWFLIAIVVLVAPITKKDIRLFVGSWLCWSFLAALWAFKQQYIGLEAAELRWLAAGAAKQHILWGQLRSFSFYSDAGQFGSEMAGVTLVCIIFFFETSSWTKRFLLLFLSIIFFWGFAVSGTRGALFVIIAGYPAYFVLKRNLVYILRGLMVALPVLAFLLFTHIGDSVYQIWRIRTALRPTQDASFLVRLENQQKLQQYLKDLPFGAGIGTTSGNGQRFTPNYFAAQIPTDSWYVQVWIETGIVGLSVYLAFLALIAFIGTIKVWQLKDPWLTSVMIALLAEFIGICVVSYTNPILGQFPTSTIVFISSILFTTCDRWDSLPEIRSTVHSTHKRYLYENRNRSTTTPSPA; the protein is encoded by the coding sequence ATGAATCTGTCGGCAACAACGAACCACCCCTTCCAACTGATCAATCAATGGCGCAATAAGCCTTGGTTTTTCACAGTAGTGGGCGTGTTGGTTGCCGTGGTTGCAGGCTGGCTGGTTGGCGCTTGGGGTATTATGGGGGCATTGGTAACGATAGGGGTACCTATTGTTCTTATCGTAGGCATTAGCGTTCTGCTGGAACCCAGAATTGGTCTATTTTTATATATTCAACTCAGTTTTATACTGGGTTTCAGCCGTTTTCTGGAAACCGAATTAGCTGTTGGTACCGCCTTGGATGCGCTGCTGGTACTTACGCTACTAAGCACCTTTCTGAACGGCAAACGGATGGACTGGAAACGGCTTCGTCGCCCTGTATTCTGGCTACTGACGACCTGGCTTTCCTTTACTATTCTTGAATATTTCAATCCAGGACACCCATACCCGGCGGCCTGGTTTTACGGTGCCCGGTCGCTTTCGCTAAACTGGTTTCTGATTGCCATCGTTGTGCTGGTAGCGCCGATCACCAAAAAAGACATTCGCCTGTTTGTGGGATCCTGGCTTTGCTGGTCGTTTTTGGCGGCCTTATGGGCCTTTAAACAGCAATACATTGGTCTGGAGGCTGCCGAACTTCGCTGGCTGGCTGCGGGAGCTGCCAAGCAACATATTTTGTGGGGTCAGTTGCGTAGTTTTTCGTTCTACTCTGATGCTGGCCAGTTCGGTTCTGAGATGGCTGGGGTTACACTCGTTTGCATTATTTTCTTTTTTGAAACAAGCTCATGGACTAAGCGCTTCCTTTTACTATTTCTATCCATTATCTTCTTCTGGGGCTTTGCCGTTTCCGGTACACGAGGAGCCCTATTTGTTATTATAGCTGGATACCCCGCCTATTTTGTTCTAAAGCGAAATCTGGTATACATCTTACGAGGGCTCATGGTTGCCCTGCCCGTATTAGCCTTCCTCTTATTTACCCATATTGGTGATTCGGTCTATCAAATCTGGCGGATTCGTACGGCTCTCCGGCCGACTCAGGATGCTTCTTTTCTGGTTCGGCTGGAGAACCAGCAAAAGTTGCAACAGTATTTAAAAGACCTGCCTTTTGGAGCAGGTATCGGCACTACGTCGGGAAATGGACAGCGTTTTACGCCCAATTATTTCGCAGCCCAGATTCCAACCGATAGCTGGTACGTTCAGGTCTGGATTGAAACCGGCATTGTTGGCCTGAGCGTATATCTGGCGTTTCTGGCCTTGATCGCCTTCATCGGAACCATTAAAGTGTGGCAACTTAAAGACCCATGGCTGACCTCAGTCATGATTGCTCTGCTCGCTGAATTTATCGGCATCTGCGTCGTGAGCTATACGAACCCAATTCTGGGGCAGTTTCCGACCAGTACAATCGTTTTCATCAGTTCAATCTTATTTACTACCTGCGATCGCTGGGACTCACTTCCTGAAATCAGGTCAACGGTTCATTCTACCCATAAGCGCTATTTATATGAGAATCGGAATAGAAGCACAACGACTCCTTCGCCCGCATAA
- a CDS encoding glycosyltransferase family 2 protein, producing the protein MAKRERVEEGEEQPCVSIITINYNQAEITRQFLESANTLNYPNFEIIVVDNASIQPFETTIDQTQFPYLQIVRSEENLGFTGGNNLGIQVAKGDYYFIVNNDTELSPAILDELLKPFMANDKVGVTCPKIRFFDAPQLLQYAGYNPINMFTGQATAIGFKQADNGQFDQPRPTYFAHGCAMMVSRNVVEQVGRFAERFFLYYEELDWSQRIRNAGFLIYYQPSASILHKESVSVGQNSPLRTYYLTRNRILFMRRHCSAFQRLVFFLFFSAFVFPKHVGTYLLSGRLRHAKAFIDGAIWNLTSPSISPV; encoded by the coding sequence ATGGCAAAACGAGAACGTGTAGAAGAGGGAGAAGAGCAGCCTTGTGTGTCGATTATTACGATCAACTACAACCAGGCTGAAATAACGCGGCAATTTCTGGAGTCGGCCAATACGCTGAACTATCCAAACTTTGAAATCATAGTTGTCGATAATGCCTCGATACAGCCGTTTGAAACTACGATCGACCAAACCCAGTTTCCTTATCTTCAAATTGTTCGGAGTGAAGAAAACCTTGGTTTTACCGGTGGTAATAATTTAGGTATCCAGGTAGCTAAAGGCGACTATTATTTCATTGTCAATAATGATACGGAGTTATCACCGGCCATACTTGACGAACTACTGAAGCCTTTTATGGCCAACGATAAGGTAGGCGTTACCTGCCCTAAAATTCGTTTTTTCGATGCGCCACAGTTGCTTCAATATGCTGGTTATAACCCGATTAATATGTTTACCGGGCAAGCAACTGCCATAGGATTCAAGCAAGCAGACAATGGGCAGTTCGATCAGCCCCGCCCTACCTACTTTGCCCATGGCTGTGCCATGATGGTCAGCCGAAACGTGGTGGAACAGGTAGGACGATTTGCGGAGCGTTTTTTTCTGTATTACGAAGAACTGGATTGGTCGCAACGCATTCGGAATGCGGGCTTTCTCATTTATTATCAACCATCAGCTTCGATTCTGCACAAGGAATCGGTATCGGTTGGGCAAAATAGTCCTCTACGAACGTATTATCTGACCCGAAACCGTATCCTGTTTATGCGACGTCATTGTTCTGCTTTTCAACGCCTGGTCTTCTTTCTGTTTTTCAGTGCGTTTGTTTTCCCAAAACATGTTGGCACTTACCTGCTTTCAGGTCGGCTACGACATGCCAAAGCGTTTATTGATGGTGCCATCTGGAACTTGACTTCACCCAGTATCTCGCCAGTGTAG
- a CDS encoding sugar transferase, translating into MLNSCVLLVMQDDLIANRIATIAGTTCSVIRFRDEKDAEQWLTDSQKVDLIIADTTTGQAMSVIVRNKADYRLVPFLVTCRLGKTQILHTALITGATDILIINEENGRLESKINYYLSLNNQIRTFLDQGTNINSFTHPKTPWWKRIIDISVSLVILILLSPLMLLVALLIFLDSKGPVIYKSKRAGANFHVFDMYKFRTMRVEADQLLNQLADHNIYAPSTGQNTSTNDVEHLCSACRAQGISCQRLLFDQDKPICEKAYLQEARTSAKFMKFRNDPRVTRLGTFLRNSSIDELPQLFNILLGDMSLVGNRPLPLYEAEKLTSDEYAKRFAGPAGLTGLWQVQKRAKGKGPMSDRERTLLDIEYSHTFSLKTDLLIIWRTFFSLWQNENV; encoded by the coding sequence ATGTTAAACTCTTGTGTCTTATTGGTCATGCAGGACGATCTGATCGCCAACCGCATTGCTACCATAGCAGGCACAACCTGTTCTGTTATCCGGTTCCGGGATGAGAAAGATGCAGAACAGTGGCTGACAGATAGCCAAAAAGTAGACTTAATCATTGCCGATACCACTACTGGGCAAGCGATGTCTGTTATTGTTCGGAATAAAGCAGACTATCGACTGGTCCCTTTTCTCGTCACCTGCCGTCTTGGTAAAACTCAGATTTTACATACTGCTCTTATTACCGGAGCCACAGATATTTTGATTATTAATGAAGAAAATGGTCGGCTTGAATCAAAAATAAATTACTACCTCTCGCTAAACAACCAGATACGAACCTTCCTTGATCAGGGGACCAACATCAATTCCTTTACCCATCCAAAAACTCCCTGGTGGAAACGGATTATCGATATCAGCGTTTCACTGGTTATCCTGATTTTATTGTCCCCTCTGATGCTACTCGTAGCGCTGCTGATATTTCTGGACTCCAAGGGTCCGGTCATCTATAAATCGAAGCGGGCAGGTGCCAATTTTCATGTATTCGACATGTATAAATTTCGCACAATGCGCGTCGAAGCCGATCAATTATTAAATCAACTTGCCGATCATAATATCTATGCCCCCTCAACAGGTCAGAATACTTCAACAAATGATGTGGAACACCTTTGCAGTGCTTGTCGAGCACAGGGGATATCCTGTCAACGTCTGCTTTTTGATCAAGACAAACCCATCTGCGAAAAAGCGTACTTACAGGAAGCGAGGACCTCAGCTAAATTTATGAAGTTTCGAAACGATCCTCGCGTAACTCGGCTGGGAACGTTCCTCCGCAATAGCAGTATCGACGAATTACCGCAATTGTTCAATATTCTGCTGGGCGATATGTCGCTGGTTGGTAATCGACCATTGCCGCTCTATGAAGCTGAAAAACTTACTTCCGATGAATACGCCAAACGTTTTGCAGGCCCAGCGGGTCTGACGGGCCTATGGCAGGTACAAAAACGAGCTAAAGGAAAAGGCCCTATGTCGGACCGAGAGCGAACCTTGCTCGACATTGAATATTCACACACGTTTTCACTAAAAACGGACCTCCTGATTATCTGGAGAACCTTTTTCAGCTTATGGCAAAACGAGAACGTGTAG
- a CDS encoding response regulator transcription factor yields MNARYHLLIVDENPYVVNILVETLSKDFKITIANSGQEAARLLIQGNRFDCVLTELDLTFFNGLELTKLIRMSRLASQTPVVILSNISDSATRIQCLEQGVDAFLSKPFNPLEVKAKLHALLRRIELPIEEIHRQLMPLTTDTGTKSFWHQKSRLLSMLFGNYPLSQSA; encoded by the coding sequence ATGAACGCCAGGTATCATTTGCTGATTGTGGATGAAAACCCATACGTGGTTAACATTCTGGTCGAAACGCTTAGCAAAGATTTTAAGATTACGATAGCCAATTCTGGGCAGGAAGCTGCCCGATTGCTAATTCAAGGAAATCGCTTTGATTGTGTGCTAACGGAGCTGGATCTGACTTTTTTCAATGGTCTTGAATTAACCAAACTTATTCGAATGAGTCGACTGGCTTCGCAAACACCAGTGGTCATTCTCTCTAACATATCCGATAGCGCAACCCGGATTCAGTGCCTTGAACAGGGTGTTGATGCATTTCTTTCCAAACCATTTAACCCGTTGGAAGTCAAGGCCAAACTACATGCTTTACTCCGGCGGATTGAATTACCAATCGAAGAAATTCATCGGCAGCTTATGCCCCTGACTACTGACACTGGAACCAAATCGTTCTGGCATCAGAAGTCGCGACTTTTGTCGATGCTCTTTGGTAATTATCCATTGTCCCAAAGCGCATAA